The proteins below come from a single Drosophila miranda strain MSH22 chromosome Y unlocalized genomic scaffold, D.miranda_PacBio2.1 Contig_Y1_pilon, whole genome shotgun sequence genomic window:
- the LOC117192002 gene encoding uncharacterized protein LOC117192002, which yields MMKETFFNPEKNSVMGYILRMEEIAMRADFEEKLTVQFIIDGFRDRSSSIALLYSASTIGKLKELARQYEALRKSTQTNFKRTGMTASGNDRSQVRCYNCSAHGHYASSCPAPKREKGSCFQCGSMQHQVKDCQQKPMPTQRSVGTASNPPMDDREENNIFVPIVNQRY from the exons ATGATGAAGGAAACCTTTTTCAACCCGGAGAAAAACTCCGTAATGGGATATATTCTTCGCATGGAAGAAATTGCTATGCGTGCCGACTTCGAAGAGAAATTGACAGTGCAGTTCATCATTGATGGTTTTCGTGATCGATCTTCCAGTATCGCCTTATTGTATTCAGCGTCGACCATCGGAAAACTTAAGGAGCTAGCTCGACAATACGAGGCTTTAAGGAAGAGTACCCAGACGAATTTTAAGCGCACTGGGATGACCGCTTCCGGAAATGACCGGAGCCAGGTGCGCTGCTATAATTGTTCAGCACATGGCCATTATGCTTCATCGTGTCCCGCACCTAAGCGGGAGAAGGGATCGTGTTTCCAGTGTGGATCCATGCAGCACCAGGTGAAGGATTGCCAACAGAAGCCTATGCCAACCCAGCGATCCGTGGGTACAGCCAGCAACCCGCCAATGGACGACAGAGAGGAGAACAATATTTTTGTTCCTATTGTTAATCAG CGCTATTAA
- the LOC117190941 gene encoding uncharacterized protein LOC117190941, producing MEQLKALVKARGRLKAIITRALPCAEGEEPTTTAQVTSRMELLQSAWKEFSQLADSIALLEHVDGYGDPEEDNALYEEKYLLAHAMILEKKGLVQPTTTATIKGDGSRELHLNNDAVLSLLQQQQQLFEQLAANQNTTNMSMRAAGESESVEFRRTPIQSELPKIQIKRFAGSYTEWPAFQDIYESTIHSKQHLTNTQKFHHLKTLLIDEAANLVRHLAITDTAYNTAWERLKERYNRPRHIVNSFLEQFMRLPTTTKTDAAILRKVSDGANEIVRGLDAVNQTGRDCWIIYLALEKLDADTRRRWIERSLNKDSPTLDDFFKFLDARCEELELSKGEPASEGKTVTHGDKSKRITHSMVPVEGSNCTKCHSTQHILYGCPQFLEMTGLQRRSFVKDKNLCYNCLKPGHLSNKCKSKYTCKQCKGHHHSLLHLPDTTSGIIGTFAQTKGDNQSNSNAHYNTSVTSSHIAQAEGTPSIVCAQGTAQSTQAKGLNRSTLPTAMVYVKNANGDYITCRLLLDTGSEHSYISERCIHALGLARSQSRILVSGISSVKADTTRGFSTLHIKSRISEDYLTVHAHVLGRITSSMGRQNIDASALDVFSDLQLADTHFCTNAPIDILLGSEHVWSTFTGRKMYYSKGNLIAISSIFGWVITALMTPQASNAISLTTTLDIDASLQKFWELENVDCTTKLEPEDEQVEKHFLTTHTRDANGKYIVELPFHTTHPEFGDTLQGDLQRFKMVERRLQQNEQLRIQYIHFMREYQTLGHMRQLPTEELTSGQHFYMPHHPVLGRKLRVVFDGSFRDANETGIQNEVKTNCLSTLAESQLDNPLEELIARVSSWWKLVHTTGFVPRFIQRTKHPSRDRSSQSLTFHEIRTARILCLRYAQTCFQDDYQLLLAKKPLRSRSQLVKLSPIIDKDNLLRVGGRLHHSKLPEEAKHSVLLPKTHRITKLILEHEHRVNHHPGVSALFVIVRQRFWIFGARNLVRKITHECLACFRQRQHTSQQRMADLPSIRITQAVPFVNTGCDYAGPILLRDGKVRKPRISKGYICLFVCLVTSAIHLELATDLTTEPQCLHLSRCIPYLRRSAGQLTSSMLHTGY from the exons ATGGAACAATTAAAGGCATTGGTAAAAGCCCGTGGCAGACTCAAGGCCATTATCACACGCGCATTGCCTTGTGCTGAAGGGGAGGAACCAACTACAACGGCGCAGGTCACCTCACGAATGGAACTGCTCCAATCGGCTTGGAAAGAGTTCTCACAACTTGCAGATTCCATAGCCCTTCTCGAACACGTGGATGGGTATGGGGATCCAGAGGAAGACAATGCACTCTACGAGGAAAAGTATCTATTGGCACATGCAATGATTTTGGAGAAAAAGGGGTTGGTACAACCAACTACAACTGCAACGATCAAAGGGGATGGCAGCAGAGAGCTTCATCTAAACAACGACGCAGTACTCAGCCTgctacaacagcaacaacagctaTTTGAACAGTTAGCTGCAAACCAGAACACGACGAACATGTCTATGCGTGCTGctggagagagcgagagcgtcGAGTTTAGACGCACACCAATACAGAGCGAATTGCCAAAAATTCAAATCAAACGGTTCGCTGGCAGCTACACAGAGTGGCCAGCATTTCAGGATATCTATGAAAGTACAATTCATAGCAAGCAGCATTTGACGAACACACAGAAGTTTCATCATTTGAAAACACTACTCATCGATGAGGCTGCCAACTTGGTACGACATTTGGCGATCACGGACACTGCTTACAACACTGCATGGGAGCGTCTCAAGGAAAGGTACAATCGGCCGAGGCATATCGTAAACTCGTTTTTGGAACAATTTATGAGGTTGCCCACAACTACTAAAACTGATGCGGCGATTTTGCGTAAAGTGTCCGACGGTGCAAACGAAATTGTACGTGGTCTGGACGCCGTAAATCAAACGGGACGCGACTGTTGGATTATATATCTAGCACTGGAAAAACTTGATGCCGACACGAGGCGCAGGTGGATTGAACGCAGTTTGAATAAAGACTCACCCACTCTCGACGACTTCTTCAAGTTCTTGGATGCTCGTTGCGAGGAATTGGAACTAAGCAAAGGGGAGCCTGCGTCTGAAGGGAAAACAGTAACTCACGGGGACAAATCAAAAAGAATCACACACTCGATGGTGCCAGTTGAAGGCAGCAACTGCACCAAATGCCATTCGACACAACACATTCTGTATGGCTGTCCACAATTTTTGGAAATGACAGGTTTGCAAAGGCGCTCTTTTGTAAAAGATAAAAATCTATGCTATAACTGTTTGAAGCCTGGTCATTTGAGCAACAAGTGTAAATCAAAATACACATGTAAACAATGCAAAGGTCATCACCATTCACTACTCCATTTACCAGATACTACATCGGGTATTATCGGGACCTTTGCGCAAACAAAAGGGGATAATCAGAGCAATTCAAACGCGCATTATAACACTTCGGTGACTTCAAGTCACATTGCCCAAGCAGAGGGCACACCATCGATTGTATGTGCGCAAGGCACTGCACAATCTACTCAAGCAAAAGGATTGAACAGAAGCACATTACCCACGGCCATGGTTTATGTTAAAAACGCAAATGGGGACTACATAACATGTCGCCTCTTATTGGATACTGGCTCAGAACACTCGTATATATCGGAACGTTGCATTCACGCTCTTGGATTGGCACGGTCACAGTCACGCATCCTTGTTTCGGGAATATCTTCAGTAAAAGCCGACACCACAAGGGGATTCAGCACACTTCACATCAAGTCCCGAATTTCTGAGGATTATTTGACTGTACACGCCCATGTACTTGGCAGAATCACTTCATCAATGGGAAGGCAAAACATTGATGCATCGGCACTCGATGTGTTTAGTGATCTTCAATTGGCTGACACACACTTCTGCACAAACGCACCAATTGACATACTATTGGGTAGCGAACACGTATGGTCTACATTTACAGGAAGGAAGATGTATTACAGCAAGGGCAATCTTATCGCCATTTCATCAATTTTTGGATGGGTTATTACGGCACTCATGACACCCCAAGCAAGCAACGCAATTTCACTAACAACAACATTGGATATAGATGCTTCGCTCCAGAAGTTTTGGGAGCTGGAGAACGTCGACTGCACGACCAAACTTGAACCCGAAGATGAACAGGTCGAGAAACACTTTCTCaccacacacactcgcgatGCAAATGGGAAGTATATCGTGGAGCTTCCATTCCACACCACACACCCGGAATTTGGAGATACTCTACAAGGAGATCTACAGCGTTTCAAAATGGTTGAACGTCGCTTGCAACAGAATGAGCAGCTACGAATACAATACATACATTTCATGCGAGAATATCAGACTTTGGGACACATGCGACAACTGCCAACGGAAGAACTCACCTCTGGGCAACATTTCTACATGCCACACCACCCTGTGTTGGGTCGAAAACTCCGAGTAGTTTTCGACGGGTCATTCCGCGACGCCAATG AAACTGGCATACAAAACGAAGTCAAAACCAATTGTTTGTCTACATTGGCCGAATCACAATTGGATAATCCGCTGGAAGAACTAATAGCCCGAGTCTCCTCCTGGTGGAAGCTGGTGCACACTACTGGCTTTGTCCCTCGCTTCATCCAACGCACAAAACATCCATCTCGGGACAGGAGCTCCCAATCTCTAACATTTCATGAGATACGGACTGCACGGATTCTGTGTTTGCGTTACGCGCAAACCTGCTTTCAAGATGACTACCAATTGCTACTTGCCAAGAAGCCATTACGGAGCCGATCGCAGCTTGTGAAACTGTCACCAATCATTGACAAAGACAATCTACTCAGGGTCGGCGGACGATTGCATCACTCTAAATTGCCAGAAGAGGCGAAACATTCAGTTTTGCTGCCAAAGACTCATCGCATCACGAAACTGATCTTGGAACACGAGCACCGGGTCAACCACCACCCTGGTGTTTCTGCACTCTTCGTAATTGTTCGGCAAAGGTTCTGGATATTTGGCGCACGTAACCTCGTACGCAAAATAACGCACGAATGTTTGGCATGCTTTCGACAAAGACAGCATACATCACAGCAACGAATGGCTGATCTACCCAGCATTCGTATCACACAAGCAGTGCCATTTGTCAACACCGGTTGCGACTATGCTGGGCCAATCCTTCTCAGGGATGGCAAGGTTCGCAAACCACGTATAAGCAAGGGCTATATATGCCTATTCGTTTGCCTGGTCACATCGGCAATACATTTGGAACTTGCCACGGATCTCACCACTGAACCTCAATGCTTACATTTGAGCAGATGCATACCCTACTTGCGCAGGTCAGCAGGTCAACTCACGTCCTCTATGCTACACACCGGATACTGA